A section of the Candidatus Cloacimonadota bacterium genome encodes:
- a CDS encoding endonuclease domain-containing protein has product MRIYNKIVHKEKRRELRKKQTPAENKLWNEIRNKKTGFMFYRQYSVDKYILDFYCPSVKLAIEFDGPYHKDIEQKEYDKIRTELLNDLKIEVIRFTNQTVITNIEEVLNSIKNHAAKLLQS; this is encoded by the coding sequence ATGAGAATTTACAATAAAATCGTGCACAAAGAAAAAAGAAGAGAATTACGAAAAAAACAAACACCAGCTGAAAACAAATTATGGAATGAAATCAGAAATAAAAAAACAGGTTTCATGTTTTACAGACAATACAGCGTCGATAAATATATATTAGATTTCTATTGCCCATCCGTTAAATTGGCAATCGAGTTCGATGGACCTTATCATAAGGATATAGAACAAAAAGAATATGATAAGATTAGAACTGAATTACTGAATGATCTTAAAATTGAAGTCATTCGATTTACGAATCAAACAGTTATTACAAACATTGAAGAAGTTTTAAACTCGATAAAAAATCATGCCGCCAAATTATTACAAAGTTAA